ttgTAACCAGAATCTACAGAGCAGTCTGCCACATAAGGAAAGATAAAACATTTGATTACTttttatagaaaaataaaacttcaaAGAAGCCCGCGCCCCTTTCAGAGCTgtcatctttttctttgttctcGCAGTCACCCTGTAATTCTGCTTCTGACTTCCTCAGGCCCATTTTAAACCTGTCAATACTTGTTGAGGTGAAGACTGGATGTGATGACCCAGCCCTTCCATTTGCTATTCATGTGCATAACCCTACATGTCATGCTGTGAGCTGGATTTAAGATTGCAATAACTCTTAAACTTGCCAACCTGCACATTTCATTTCATAAGCCACTGACATCTGAActggtttcattttgtttgtgaaAAACAATCAACACTGAATCTTCTCGGTTGTGATCTGAAGAAATCTATTTAGCGGTGGCAAGTCTGTTTCTCCCATTTGTCTTGGCACACTTAGACCTTCCTTTTTTCATGGAGAGAGCCTTGTGCTGGAATGCAAATAATAAGAAATGTCATTCAGAAAGAATTTACAGTTGAGGGGGAAACTTATGATAATGGGAAACAGATGGAACAGGTAGGTCAGCAGCTTTCTTGCTTTGTGATCCTTTTATGGTCAAAtcttcaaatagttttttttttgagcTCATACAGTCCATGACCTGAAGAGATTGGACTTAAGTAGCCATCACAGGATCAAAGACCAACGAGCTATATTTCctgatgttgtgttgtgttatgcCATAATTATTGTTGTGGTCATTCAGTCCATGCTGTGTTAAACGCACACAAACAGGCAAGTCTTCCTGCATGTCAGTGTGTTTTTAAACTGAGGGCCTTGTGGAGGTTAACAAACTGTAATATCCCTTGAATTTAATGTTTAGGTGAAGGGCAGCATCTTAACAGACATGTCAGTCTTTATCTTATTATTCCTACATTATTCCTTTTCACATTTAGGTTGCCCTAGGTTGCTGCTTTCATTTCAGCCCACCGATAATTCAAACTCCCAATGGCACTTCTGCTCTACTTGGCAAACCATCCCAAATTCATCCCAAATACTGCCGATTAAACTTAACCCCTTCTGCACTCATTTCACCAAGCtatttatttactatatatgtgtgtgcgtgtgtgtgtgtgtgtgtatgtgtgtgtttgctgctgctgatacatatatatatatttatcaacaATATCATCAGCAGCCTTTGTCGATCTGATGCTTTCCACTTGTCTGATTGTACAGCCTCCTTTCCAGGTCACGCCAGCAAAGCTTTTGATTCCATCTTCCCGTCTTCTGTGTGGTCTTTATCTTGGTCATTTCTCATCTTTTGGCATCCATTCTATACGTTCTTTTGTCCATCTATTGtctgttcttgcaatgtgtccggcccattgccattttaacattttcgcTTTCAATGAAATGACATACTTTTGTTTGGTCTCGGGtccattcatttgtttttcggTCTCTTCATGTGATATTCGGACATGAAGGTTCGAATACACATAGTTTTGAAATCTGTAGTTTTCGAACGGCCTCAATGGCAACGCCGCACCGCACTGCGATATTCTGAACTGTGTGGTAAGACTCTGCCGGCTGTACGATCACATAAACACGGCCTGATGAGGCGTGACTCACATTTCGCTTCAATGCGACCAGCCGTTTCAGTTCGGTACAGACCttcacagtgttgcattaaatgTTGTTCTGGGTGCCAAACCagctacatttttcttttttctaatcaCTTGCTCCTGTAAAGATGCCCATTATTGTTTCTATGGTGTCTGGTATCTCAGTGTCAACAGGATGAGTTGAGACCTCCATGTTGTCACTTGGAAACTTGATTTAAATACACTCCCCCAAAAAATATGTGATGTTGTCCTTTTCTGGCAGTCCTTTGGAAAAGCCTGGAAAGATCTCCCCTAGGATGTAAAATCAACACTTAAACTCAATCAGTTTTCACTTGTCAACTGAACATTAGCTAACTTACTGTGAATCTGTAACCACAGAGTGACACATTCATTGTTATATGGCCGTCACGTAGCAAGTTTGCTCTTATGTCAATTTAAATCTTGGTGTCTGTAGTGAAGTTAATATTTTTGAGTTAGAAAAGCTTGAGCTCCCTCGCTTTAAATGACATGGAAAGCCTCGAATCTGTGTATATTTTAAGAGATACCACCTGCAAACCAGAAAGAGAATGGTTAAGAATGACCTCCATTCAGAAGTGCTAGTGCCAGGAACACTTTGGGAATTTATTTAGTATGACTGTGTCCAAAACGTATTTCCTTCTTTCACAACCTCACACTGCATGTCAATGGTATGCATCCTTCTCTGCCAGCGAGTAATTACAATGCTCGTCCATGTGACTGCGGCAGACTTGGCTCTTTTCAAATGGCCGAAGAATTTCAATTTCTTTCTAAAAATAGATTTTCATTTTCCGTGCTTAGAATTCAAACTAGGGCCTCGTTTCCTCCAGACTGTCTGGGATGTTTCGTTGTTTAAAGAATTCTATCAAAGCTCAGATAGCAAAGTTGACAAAAGCTTTTGTCTTTTGTGTATATTTTCTGGAGTAAACCTCTCTGAGTCTTGAAATTACAACATCGGCTGGAATTTGATTCAGGTGGTTAGAATGAATGGTTTCTCATTGGCTTATATACAGATAAGCGCTTATTTTGATGAAAAACACTGCATATTGGCTGGAGCTTTTTCCTCCATGTGTTCTCAAAAAGCTCATTTTGAGTGGCTTTctcagtattttgttttgcaaatgctgGCCTTTCTGACCTCACACATCACCCACAGAGAGTCTGCATGAACAATCACCAAATACGCAAAATACACATGATATGTTTTGTGTATTCATATATGTACAGAATGTTTGCGCAAACACACCTTAAAAATAGTTACTTTTTCTTAAATTAGGATTatgaaaaatagaaacaaaGTATGACCATTTTGAAAAGCAGAAACTtctaaaagacaaacaaatgaaCTCTGTAGATTTTAACAATATATTTGCCATTGGAATAACAAagaatactttattttttaacaatgtgCTGACATCTAGTGGGAGTTttagtgtatttaaaaaaaaaaaaaatcccccaatGTCAACTGGCCAGCAAATTAGTATCGATTTCTCTGTTAGGTCATAAACAAAACTttatgtgcagtgtgtagttTTAGATTACCGATAGTAACATAAACCAATGGAATAAGAATTAGTTCTGCCCCACGGTGAGACTGAATTGGGAAGAAAACGAATCCtagtcacaataaaataaaacccaagTGTATATTCTCCTTTTGTTGCAATTGCATACATTTAGCCTATTCAATGAATCTCACTTTGGATTATTTAGTGAATTGTAGCTACCAGTCTGTAGATTTAAAATGCTGCAAAGGATTtaaactactttttttttttttttataaatacagtaattctaaaaacatgaaaaccaaatcataaataacagcTGCTGTGAATATGGCTATGTACTTGTTTAAACACATTATTTGGTTAATTATCggcatatacagtacatatactGTCTAGGAACTGTTGTTGACAATAATTAGAGTGTGAAAACTCCCAAGGGTATCAAGGGCAATTGTTTCACTAAATCGGCCCTtgtctttcatttcatttaatctATAATAACTATCTTTCTGTGAAATTGCCTTGGACAGCTGTGTttgcagaatacattttaatattaacaAAACAAGATGAAGTCATTTAATTtggttttaacttttttttattacaaattcCTGACAATTGCTTCGCTATAAAGATGTGTACAGAATAAACCAGTTTGGTCCAAAACAAATAGATACAAAGAGTGCAGCTATAAAGAGGAGTTCAAGGTGTAACACATTAGAAAAAATAGCCTAAAAAAGCAGCATTAATATAACAGTAAACTATTGTAACTAGCAGTGCAATCGTGTAATAAGAAGCAgcattaaattaacaaaaatccAGCATTTTTGAAGAGTAGCAATGTTCATAAACAGtttaatacaatatacaaaattatttaaaaaaatataaaaaggactAAGTACTGTACAGAAGACTGTACATCCCTAGTTCCGTTCACAGGTTGAACTTGAGACTCATGGCAattaattctgaaattattttaaaaaatctaaCTATAATGCAAGAATTACATTGACATTGTGTCCAGTACAGTACTCCGATATTTAAATTAGGCCCATACAACCACTGGGTATGTTCTTAAAGTTTTCAAGTATGTTATTTCTCTATTTCTGCCTCACAGGCTTCCATTGTATTAAAGCACCTCTAAATCAAGTACAATGTGGCCTTAACGGATgcctgttttgtttattgtagtACCTTGGCACATTAGTCTTTGCCCTTTCTTTTGAAAAGGGATTTTAATGCCACACGTGGAAGATTGTTGTATATATCTGAAACCATTTCTTTACTCGTTCAGCGTTTGTAGTTTCGAGTTCTCACATTCATTTCTTCAGATTCACATTCTCAAGGTCTTAGTTGTATTTTTCATGTAACTTGATACCCAGATAATTAACAGTGATTTAAAGCTCAATTGAAGTGGCGGCCTCAACCAGACAGGATTACTGAATATACAAAGAAACCAAGTAGTAATCATAGTCTTTAGGTGGAGGGCTGGTGTGAGTTCTACCATTCATTCTTGGCCATGAAAATGTTAAATCGCACGTTAAAATATCATACTGTAATATTAAAAGGgtcttacttttaatattaggAGCATTGTTTTATCCACAAATATGCAaattttttaaagctttttgcTCAAGCTCCATAAAGTGAAAAAagcataacaaataataatgaaaggaaAGAACCAATTGGTCTTTCCCACAGCTACATTGTTTAGTGCTAGGCTTATAAATGTAAAAGGTTTACAATTACTTTCAGTTACTGGGGTTATAAATTGTGACTGGGAAGTGAACATAAGTTTTGATTGAATCCACAGCATTGTGATTTGTGAATGACACCCAAACACTTCTGACTGAAGTTCTGTATACATTTCGTTTGGTAGATTAGTACTTACTCATCCATATACTTCATTCATCATGTGACAAAAACTTGGCAATAGACCCGtttgcatatttaatttcaTACAAAAGCTCTTCATAACCAGATTTCAATGAATGGGATTGGGGTATGTGTTAGAATAGAAACTTGctttaaaaagtaaagcaatCATTCTCAGAAATAAACTTTACATGTATTTCATGTGTGTAAATCAAACATATTTGTGTATTCTGTAAACTACACCATTGTATGCAAGTCTAGTATCCTGAATGCATCCTCTTTAATTCCTATGAAAATCCTCCAGTGATGGAGAATTCCTTTCCTATAGAAAACCAGTTACTGTCATTCAGACACAAGGAGGTGTTGACAGGTGTTGAGTGGTCACAGTTGTGAATTAAGATAAGCGAATGAGATTTAAATAATTCTGATGCACCAAACCATCTACAATTCACTGCAGTCTGCTGATCACTTTAATGTCTTCAGATGCAGGTTGTGTTTATGGTACATCCACTGAGAACTGGCCGACTGATTTGTCCCGCTTTGGGAGAGTGTGTATTACAGCACCGAGGAACACAGCAGCCTATAGTGAACTAGTCTTCAATACACACTGAATGAACCATTGAATTATAGCCTGTGCCGAAATCCTGCCGTTGACCACTGGGGGGGCGCCAACTAGCACAGGACACCAGAGAACCTGATAAACTGAAGCTACAGAAAATTGATTTAATCTACAGTAAACACTGAGTTCATGCCACCATTTCAGGAAGACTCCCAATGACCCATGAAGACAtataaaggacaaacatatGCAGTTACATAAACattctctttaaaataattaatacttaGTGCCGTGAAACACAGTTGATGGTAGAATTAATCTCTTCAATGTTGTTGGATGTTTTCATCATATATTGGAGTTTTTACGTGTCTTAACCCTTAAGAACCCAGTGTGATGACATTTATCAGGGTCTACAAAGGGATATCCCAATATACCAGACCACTGCTTGACATACAGGGTTCCCAGGGGTTAATACAGACCTCTGCTGAAATACATGAGTCTAGAATTGGTGTCAGTCCTTTAGCTTTGAGGAACAGTGTTGGAAATGGATACTCAGGATGGATGGATACTCGGTAAAAACACATTGAGAATGAGATCACATCCTCCCGCCACAAGAGGGCTCCAGAACCGACAAAGCTGTGACAAAACACCACAGCAGTATTCTTTTCAGCAATAAAAGCAAACTGTTgcattaaatacacatttaaaaaagttcattcacatatttgaaatgttgccaaaaaataatgtacagaGATGTAACGCTTCAAAATGCTTGCAaaccacataaaaaaaaaaaaaaaaaactgggaaatgcatttttgtttccctgagtacttttgtttttttgtggttttaaaGGAAAATCGGTTTTAGTTGGAAGTTGCTtttgtaaaattcaatttgGCAAAGCTAACCACCGCTTCTCTTGAAACAAAACGCTTAAGGCCTCACTGTGAACACTGCTTATACGTCCAGCGACGAAGTCTGACCTCCATCACCAGAACATCAAAGTTCTTCGTATCCGAACTTCTTTGGAAATGTAAACGAAGCTGCAGGCGTCTTTCCTGTACCTGCAGCCCTGAAACAGTGACTCCTGCAGACTGCCATGTCCGGCCCTTGGCTGATGCTGTTAGTTCGCGGTGTTGTTGCCAATATCCAGCCTCCTCTGGGCCGAGCTCGCTCCTCTGGTGTGGCCCCGTTTCCGGGCAATGGAGGACACGGCAGAACCCAGCGTCCCTGGGGTCTGGAAGAAGGCCTCGGGGTAGGCCATGCGAGCCTCTTTTGGAGTCAGTGGTGTTTGTGGCTGCACATAAAAAGAGAGGAAAATCTGAGcactataaacaaataaaatacatcagtCTAAAGACGGAAAAAACACAGTTTGAGGGCTAAAGGGAAAAGAAGGCATTTAGTGATACAGTTTGTGTTCACTGGGGCTTCAAAACTGATTTGAAGACTGACCTTTGTGATATCTATGTTTGGCAGCCTGTTCTTCAAGATTTAAAATCTCTCTTTGCAACGAATCCCATTCTGGACCATTTATTAGAGTACTTAAAGAGAAATGGAGCCCTCCACAGCCCTCGGAGGAACagttattgtgtgttttgaagagAAAGATGCTGCCAGTGCAGAATCATGCCATGAAAGGAGCTCTAAAGGACATCTAATGGCCCTCTGTGATGAAAAAAGCTGCAATTAAGGGCCACAGCAAATTCTTCCTAGCGAGACGTTGGGGTTGTTAAAGCAGATGAACCCTGGCTGGTGCTGCAGGACTGGAGATCCCAATTATAGTCAAAATGGTGTTTCGTGGCTTTCTTTTGAATAGCCGTATCTTTGATTTTGAGTTTCAAATGGAAACCTCTGGAAACAATACGGGGGTGGGGTGTATCTTCATCTACCACtgtgtttttatacatattatgttttcatttatacttgtaataatagcaggttattacatttaaaagaatggtGATGTTCCTGTAATCCCTTATGGTATATAAATAGTGGGTCTCAATGcagtacagtaaaataaaacattttctttagccCGTTCTCCAAAAAAAATTAAGCCATACTTCTTATTAACAAGGATtagttacatattttaattattgtcaACTCAAAAAACCCTGAATAGAATCATAGATAAGTGTGCAGGGGGTATAGGACTCACCTGTGGCTGTAATCGGAGGAAGGCCGACAGGGGTCCGAGTGTAGCTGGTGTGTCGGGGTTCCCCGCGCTCAGGGGCCGGGGTTCCTCCGGACTGGAGTATCCCAAAGCAGGGAGCCGGCCGTCCTGGTGGCTGGGGGAGAATTCGGGGGTCGCGGGGGCGGGAGCAGGCCGGGCTCCGATCACGAAGCGCGCCGGAGACACCATCGCCGGCATGTTGAAACTGATCGTGCCTTTGCCGTGCAGATCAGCGTTGGCACCCGGGAGGCCGCTGGCAAGGAGTGGGTAGGGGGAGAGGGCAGAGGAGGGCACCACCACGTATGGCAAGGCCAGAGCGGGCAAGCCGTTGGGAGAGAGAGTCAGGCCGCCGGCACCGTGTCCCGCGGGGAGCAGGAAGTTCAACCCATTCAGACCATTCAGACCTGGAAAGACAAGAGTACAATTCTAATATCAATTCATCAGCTCTTTAATTTGTTCTTATTTTAAAGGTAGCCATGAACCCTTCAGTTGTGTTTCTCACACGATCACAGGAAGGTGGTAAATGAAGTGGAAATGTACAACTGTGCCAATACTGTAATAAACCGCTGGCTCGGCATATCAGCATCCTAACATTTGCACTGAAGACAGTCTGAAGTCAGGTGGGCCGCTCTGCTCCCAGGGCCAACATGCTAAGACTGTGAACTGCCAGCCACTTCATTTCACGTCGTTAAACAGCCAGGCTTCCCACACTGGCAGATACCCGAGTCGCAGCACGTCCCTTCAGACACTAACTGGGCTGGAATTGTCTATCAAGTCCGTAAGTGTGTGAAATTGGTTCTCTATTTCAAGAAGAGATTTATTTGATGTATCAGCACTGTGGCATTCATGGAACAATAACCGTCGTGTAACGTGACCAGCACAATGGTCCACCTCATGTTCTTAAATGCCCCGGTCTCCTTAGTAGTTTCTAAGCtagttcttttgtttttttttacaggtgTGCTAGCTTCAGGTCAGGTTACCTGCAGAGGTGGGCACATACAGGTAGTGCGAAGGCGGGGCTAGATCTTGAGGACCCGGCCTTCCAGTCTCCACCTCTTCGAAAGGGCTGCGAGGCTTCATCTCCTCCGAGGGGACGGTgcacctccctccctcttgtGACGGCGGCCTGGGGTCCGAGCGGCAGCCTGGGGTCTTCACAGTGTTTGAGGTACAGTCTGGCTCCTTATTTCCTCTCAACCTCTTCTGAGGGCGGAAAAGAAGAAACCCATCTTTCTAGATGCAGCATGTGTGGTAATACATAGGATGTCAATGAGCAACAATATAAATAGGTTAAATAACGGACCAGGTGGAAAATGGCATTAACAAAACCCTTGCTCAGTAGAGCGCTTGATAATAAATTGAATCACAGGCTGGCAGTGGAGAGCTTTTAATCCACAAACTTCCTCACACTACATCTGTAACACTACACTGACCGTGAGTATGAATTAATAACTGATCATCTACTGCTCCGAAAGACTATCACCTTTATctaaattattactattaataatgtaCTAATCAAGTCACACATTACCCTTATGAAAATCGCTTTTATAACCAAAGCTAATTAAGCTGCATGCATCATTTATAAAAATCATTACTGTATCAACCATTAATGCAAGTCCATACATCACTTTCAAAGAGTGCGAAAGTAGCGAGTTTCACGGGCAGTCATTTATTACACCCGCCTAGGAGATGACTTAAAGGCTTTTCCAACTGgcattttaacaaacaaaaatggcaGGCCAAATCATGTCAATTCCTTTAAAGTGAAACATCAGATTAATTAAATTGGCTTTATTAATTACCAGGCAACACACCTCCCCCAACATGACAACGCCATTGTGCTTAATTAAAACTTGAATGACTTCTTCTAATCAGTACGGGTACAGtagttcatattttaatgtaatggtTCTTTTTCTGGTATAATTAATGACATTTGATGCGggtaaaattaaactgaaatatatGTTATCTCGAAAATGCTGAAACAATCTTTTGCATTAATAGTGAGGATGCCTTTTCCTAAGTGTTTTTAAACGAGAGGGAATTAATCAGATTAACTCCACTAAAGCGTaacacaaatgtgttttttaattcctgtcatattacattattatgatGTAAATATGGCAGAATATGTCCTTCAACACAACATACTGTGATGCCAATGCACTGCTACTCTACTCCAACATTCACACAAATAAACTCTTTATGAAATCTGTTAATCTGTAATTATGCAATGCTTCCTTTTTTATACAAGAAATGGGTTTGTATTCTGGGTTTTATCCAAGACAATTGTGTTCCAGATTAAAACAATCcctttaatgtattttctggtAGTTGTGTTAAAGTGTGGATCTGAAAGCAAGATGGACGTACGCTCACCTCTTGAGAGTTCTCCGCCTCACTATGCGTCAACCTGTCCCTTTTGCCCGTCGGTTCTTCTGCGTCGCCAGAGAGCCGTCTCTTTGCCACGCTGCGCTGCTGGGGCGCTTGAGATATCTGGTCTGCGCCCAGTGACCTATGACCTTCCGTGCCCGTCTCAACCCTTTCCACACCCTCGCAGACACCGCCATTCCCACACAGCATGACCATGGACGCGGGGGACAGGTTTTGGAAGTAAACCAAGGGAGAATGGGGTTGGGGATCTCCCTCCTCATACGCTTTCTTCGAGGACATCGCCAGGATGGGTGCGCAGGTTTTGGCAGTGCTCGGATAAAACCGGGGTAACAGGAGCTCCGGCCGTGGCAAGGAAAAGGCAGGCTGGGAAGGGGACTTTGGGAAAGATTCGTAATGAGAGTCTGGAGAGCTGGGAACGTGTACCGGGGCGAGGGTGGGAGAGGGAGGAACAGAGCTGCTCTTCGGGCCTCCACAGTGCTGGGATCTGTAGGAAAAGAGCATTTCATCAGTGTGATGTAACATCCTACTTACTGTCCATTGTATGTAGGTCTTATAAggaaaataagtgttttttgttATGACCTAAAGCTGAAATGAGGGGAAAGTCTACAAATGTGGTATTGCATGTCTGTTCTTTAAATATCTGAACAGTTCCTTCCAAATAACATGTTTACCATTTCTATCAAACAGATCCAAGTCCTACCTTAAATTCTCTCCAAACTGCAGTTTACACACCACCGCTGTCTTTCGGGAATAATCCACAGGCTCAGGAGTCAAAGCTGGACAAGGaagaaacagaaataaacatCACCTTGCAGTAACCTCTGTCAGGAATCCACCCTGTGTAAATTCCATCAGTGGTTTGGACAGAAAGCGTGAGCTCAGCGATTGTAGGCACGGAGTACTTCAGTCCCTGGCACTAACGGTTGCTCTTGGCTTCCTTACGTTCCCAAATTTCATTATAATTATCCTCTTGctaatcattttttaaattaccaCATTCCACACAGCGAAGGCAAACTGTTTATCCCAAACTGTCGCTTCATGACTTCATCGTGCTTGGCAAAGTGAAGCTCGAGGTTGGATTGCTCCGATTCCTGACCTCAGTTGTGTACGTGGATTTCTTTCATACGAAGAAATGAGATGAAGCGATTTTAAATTTGGGAAATCCGAGAAAACTAGAATACACGTTATGTATGTGTTCCTTTTTAGTTTCCATGAGTGAAAGGAAGGAATGCAGGGATGCGAGTTGCATGTGCGCTTACCCTTGCGGTCTCTGTGTGGGCTGCTGGGGGCGGAGCTGATGGCCCGCTGCGTTGCGACAGAAGTTGACAGCATGTGGAAGGAGGAGTGGCGCGCCAGTCTCGGTTTTCCCGGGAGCTGAGGGTGGGGTGCTGGTAAGCTATCTATTGTGGCCACTGCCTCCACATCTTCTACAGGCAAAGCAAGAGAAAACAATAAGGAACCTgacaaatattttctttaacCGTCTCTCAGTTGAGATGTTCTTGGGtgctcatttcaatacatttataaagctATAAACCATCCTGCTATCAAAAGGTAATGATCTGGTAACTAGAAGCATATTGTGATTTGCATAAGGACcataatatttataatgtatcTGAACAGCCCTCCCTGCACAATGTACAAGAAAGAGCGTAGGCAGAAAAGCCGTGCAACCAGTCGGCCATCTATGACCAGCAGAGAGACACCTGGGAATTGAAAAATGGGGCTATTGGGGTAGCTTCTCTTACCACCGGAGCTCTGAAACTCAGCAGGGCCGATCCATTTAAAAGCAGGTTTCCGGCCTCTCTCTTCTTTGACATGGACCTTCTTGATTAGGCCCAGGCTGGTCAAGACGTTGGCGATGTCATACAACCGGCGGACCTTAGCTGCAGATAtggaagagaaaacaaataaaggatTATATAAACATAAATCAAAGTCGTCAATCACGTTTCagatataatttgtttttcctcGTTAATTCATTCCATACCTGCTGCCTATCCTATTATGCATGTTCTGCATGATTGTCTGTCTTGGAAGGGTATTTGCTTTGCTGAATATGCAATCAATTTGTTCCGTTATATCAAATATACTGTCAGAAATATCTACTTTTCGAGGCTGACTGTACGGCAATGGAATTGGGAGACAAATCAACACTGCACCAAAGGGATGCACTCCCCCCCATCTTGTCCTGATATCGAGTGATGCAACTTTACATAAGGAAGAGTTAACAAGGTAAATGGAAGAGTAAACCAAATAATCGATAGTAGATTACAGAAGACACTCAACAAGAAATAAAACTAGGGGTAAATTATAACACTCAATTAGAAACTTAAATGATCTTAAACATTAAATTAAGGATTTTCCAAAGGTAAAATCACACAGCCCCTCAGTTTAGCTTCAAGGGACGTTTATTTTAGCGCAGTATTAAAGCAGGGGACATTACTTTTATACTTGCTGTGGTTGGTAGCGTCTTGACTCTCTTCGATAAGGATCTTAGCAGCAACATCAAGGGTAACAATCCTGGTCTTCGACACGAGGAACAGCATAACGAATTTCTGGCTCATGATCCGCAATGACTTGTCTTTCCTTCTGTTGGCTGACCCTGAGGAGAGTCAACACAAAGGGACTTCACTGCCAAAGAAAcacccaaaacaacaacaaacactaaTTCAAATATAACAAAAGTTTATTACATAATAGGTTGGGGAACTTGGACATCTATTCCATTAGTTTGTGATGTTCAATG
This Amia ocellicauda isolate fAmiCal2 chromosome 15, fAmiCal2.hap1, whole genome shotgun sequence DNA region includes the following protein-coding sequences:
- the e2f7 gene encoding transcription factor E2F7 isoform X1, with the translated sequence MEMAECLTLKDLLSPRKSKTDVMDEDGCKNEQKENICIERKKMTPLKNEASPAMHHRRGCTPEQIHITPSKHLDRNQAEPWTPTANLKMLISAASPDIRDREMKKSLFRPIENEKDEVLDDPSQFDVMDDCNPDEFEKQRPSRKLKSLGLLCQKFLALYPDYPLSAEKTNISLDEVAMSLGVERRRIYDIVNVLESLMLVSRVAKNQYCWHGRHQLCQTLEDLQSTGRRQRYEEQMAQIRDKDVRPAEPQRRDYLPEPPEDGGDSDIGSGSANRRKDKSLRIMSQKFVMLFLVSKTRIVTLDVAAKILIEESQDATNHSKYKTKVRRLYDIANVLTSLGLIKKVHVKEERGRKPAFKWIGPAEFQSSGEDVEAVATIDSLPAPHPQLPGKPRLARHSSFHMLSTSVATQRAISSAPSSPHRDRKALTPEPVDYSRKTAVVCKLQFGENLRSQHCGGPKSSSVPPSPTLAPVHVPSSPDSHYESFPKSPSQPAFSLPRPELLLPRFYPSTAKTCAPILAMSSKKAYEEGDPQPHSPLVYFQNLSPASMVMLCGNGGVCEGVERVETGTEGHRSLGADQISQAPQQRSVAKRRLSGDAEEPTGKRDRLTHSEAENSQEKRLRGNKEPDCTSNTVKTPGCRSDPRPPSQEGGRCTVPSEEMKPRSPFEEVETGRPGPQDLAPPSHYLYVPTSAGLNGLNGLNFLLPAGHGAGGLTLSPNGLPALALPYVVVPSSALSPYPLLASGLPGANADLHGKGTISFNMPAMVSPARFVIGARPAPAPATPEFSPSHQDGRLPALGYSSPEEPRPLSAGNPDTPATLGPLSAFLRLQPQPQTPLTPKEARMAYPEAFFQTPGTLGSAVSSIARKRGHTRGASSAQRRLDIGNNTAN
- the e2f7 gene encoding transcription factor E2F7 isoform X2; protein product: MEMAECLTLKDLLSPRKSKTDVMDEDGCKNEQKENICIERKKMTPLKNEASPAMHHRRGCTPEQIHITPSKHLDRNQAEPWTPTANLKMLISAASPDIRDREMKKSLFRPIENEKDEVLDDPSQFDVMDDCNPDEFEKQRPSRKLKSLGLLCQKFLALYPDYPLSAEKTNISLDEVAMSLGVERRRIYDIVNVLESLMLVSRVAKNQYCWHGRHQLCQTLEDLQSTGRRQRYEEQMAQIRDKDVRPAEPQRRDYLPEPPEDGGDSDIGSGSANRRKDKSLRIMSQKFVMLFLVSKTRIVTLDVAAKILIEESQDATNHSKYKTKVRRLYDIANVLTSLGLIKKVHVKEERGRKPAFKWIGPAEFQSSGDVEAVATIDSLPAPHPQLPGKPRLARHSSFHMLSTSVATQRAISSAPSSPHRDRKALTPEPVDYSRKTAVVCKLQFGENLRSQHCGGPKSSSVPPSPTLAPVHVPSSPDSHYESFPKSPSQPAFSLPRPELLLPRFYPSTAKTCAPILAMSSKKAYEEGDPQPHSPLVYFQNLSPASMVMLCGNGGVCEGVERVETGTEGHRSLGADQISQAPQQRSVAKRRLSGDAEEPTGKRDRLTHSEAENSQEKRLRGNKEPDCTSNTVKTPGCRSDPRPPSQEGGRCTVPSEEMKPRSPFEEVETGRPGPQDLAPPSHYLYVPTSAGLNGLNGLNFLLPAGHGAGGLTLSPNGLPALALPYVVVPSSALSPYPLLASGLPGANADLHGKGTISFNMPAMVSPARFVIGARPAPAPATPEFSPSHQDGRLPALGYSSPEEPRPLSAGNPDTPATLGPLSAFLRLQPQPQTPLTPKEARMAYPEAFFQTPGTLGSAVSSIARKRGHTRGASSAQRRLDIGNNTAN